Proteins encoded together in one Cervus canadensis isolate Bull #8, Minnesota chromosome 7, ASM1932006v1, whole genome shotgun sequence window:
- the LOC122445417 gene encoding proteasome activator complex subunit 2-like: protein MAKPCGVRLSGEARKQVDVFRQNLFQEAEEFLYTFLPQKIIYLNQLLQEDSFNVTDLNSLRAPLDIPIPDPLPKDDEMETDKQEKKEVPKCGFLPGNEKILALLALVKPEVWTLKEKCILVITWIQHLIPKIEDGNDFGVAIQEKVLERVNAVKTKVEAFQKTISKYFSERGDAVAKASKETHVMDYRALVHKREEAVYGELRAMVLDLRAFYAELCHIISSNLEKTVNPKGEEKPSMY from the coding sequence ATGGCCAAGCCTTGTGGGGTGCGCCTGAGCGGGGAAGCCCGCAAACAGGTGGATGTCTTCAGGCAAAATCTTTTCCAGGAGGCTGAGGAATTCCTCTATACATTCTTGCCTCAGAAAATCATATACCTTAATCAGCTCTTGCAAGAGGACTCCTTCAATGTGACTGACCTGAATTCTCTCCGGGCCCCACTGGACATCCCTATTCCAGACCCCCTACCCAAGGATGATGAGATGGAAACAGATaagcaggagaagaaagaagtcCCTAAGTGCGGCTTTCTCCCTGGGAATGAGAAGATTCTGGCCTTGCTTGCCCTGGTTAAGCCAGAAGTCTGGACTCTCAAAGAAAAATGCATTCTGGTGATCACATGGATCCAGCACCTGATCCCCAAAATTGAGGATGGAAATGACTTTGGGGTGGCAATCCAGGAAAAGGTGTTGGAGAGGGTAAATGCAGTCAAGACCAAAGTGGAAGCCTTCCAGAAAACTATTTCCAAGTACTTCTCAGAACGTGGGGATGCTGTGGCCAAGGCCTCTAAGGAGACCCATGTAATGGATTACCGGGCCCTGGTGCACAAACGAGAGGAAGCAGTCTATGGGGAGCTCAGGGCCATGGTGCTGGACCTGAGGGCCTTCTATGCTGAGCTTTGCCATATTATCAGCAGCAACCTGGAGAAAACTGTCAACCCAAAGGGTGAAGAGAAGCCATCTATGTACTGA